From a region of the Bradyrhizobium sp. KBS0727 genome:
- a CDS encoding PAS domain S-box protein → MTPSEPSNVLPEVEAAERLRQHLEEIARERDKAHRALQEREAELARIQRIARVGGLEIDFRDGVKNRRSPEYLLVHGLPPEAENETYGDWVGRIHPEDRERTVKHLFGTLRSASADYSDEYRIIRPNDGEIRWIRVVARIERSPNGRAQRLIGADLDVTDQMLAQATLRESEERFRLIADSAPVPIWVTKLDRTRSFANQAYVDFLGLPFEQAVAFDWRKVLHPDDLQRILQESVAGEASLKPFVLEARYRNAHGEWRWLRSESQPRWDPTGNHIGFIGVAHDITASKQAESDLRRLNETLEQRIAERTAQLESNEAQMRAIFETSHQYQGLLNSEGDLLYANRTSLDGIHAKAIDVIGTPYWTTPWFSETEGMRDIVRDAFFAVIKGEEVRTEMRLNLPIGERYFDFAMRPMRDRHGTIIGAVPEAVDVTERRQAEEVLRQSQKMEAVGQLTGGVAHDFNNLLTIIRSATDFLRRRELPEERRRRYVDAISETVERASKLTAQLLAFARRQPLKPQIFNVGSQVDAVARLIRPLVGARIRIEVDLTSTDCFAIADIAQFETALINLAVNARDAMDGEGQLTISVRKLRAIPPLRAQSARSGDFVAIAIADTGTGIAADQLDAIFEPFFTTKEVGKGTGLGLSQAFGFAKQSGGDIEVKSLPGQGATFTIYLPQAEMPTDAIEAAAAASEPATRGRGYRVLVVEDNDDVGRFSTELLEDLGYTVRRAANASSALAMLAADEFSADLVFSDVIMPGMNGVELANIIRERYPGLPVVLTSGYSNVLAENAHHGFELIQKPYSVELLSRILRKAISAQKPDSA, encoded by the coding sequence ATGACCCCTTCCGAACCTTCGAATGTCCTGCCCGAAGTTGAAGCTGCCGAACGGCTGCGGCAGCATCTGGAGGAGATTGCGCGCGAACGCGACAAGGCGCATCGCGCGCTGCAGGAACGCGAAGCCGAACTGGCCCGGATCCAGCGCATCGCGCGCGTCGGCGGACTCGAAATCGACTTCCGCGACGGCGTCAAGAACCGCCGCTCCCCCGAATATCTTCTCGTTCACGGGCTGCCGCCGGAGGCCGAGAACGAGACCTATGGGGATTGGGTCGGTCGCATCCACCCGGAAGATCGCGAGCGGACGGTCAAACACCTGTTCGGAACACTGCGGAGCGCGAGCGCGGACTATTCGGACGAATACCGCATCATCCGGCCCAATGACGGCGAGATCAGATGGATCCGCGTGGTTGCCCGGATCGAGCGCTCGCCCAACGGCCGCGCGCAGCGCCTGATCGGCGCCGACCTCGACGTGACAGATCAAATGCTGGCGCAAGCTACCCTGCGCGAGAGCGAGGAACGCTTCCGGCTGATCGCCGACAGCGCGCCGGTGCCGATCTGGGTTACCAAGCTCGACCGCACGCGATCGTTCGCCAACCAGGCCTATGTCGATTTTCTGGGATTGCCGTTCGAGCAAGCCGTCGCGTTCGACTGGCGCAAGGTGCTGCATCCGGACGATTTGCAGCGCATCCTGCAGGAATCGGTGGCGGGCGAGGCCTCGCTGAAGCCGTTCGTGCTGGAGGCCCGCTACCGGAATGCCCACGGCGAATGGCGCTGGCTGCGATCGGAATCCCAGCCGCGCTGGGATCCGACCGGCAATCATATCGGCTTCATCGGCGTCGCCCACGACATCACCGCATCGAAGCAGGCCGAAAGCGATTTGCGCCGGCTGAACGAAACCCTCGAGCAGCGGATTGCGGAGCGAACCGCGCAGCTCGAATCCAACGAAGCGCAGATGCGCGCGATCTTCGAGACCAGCCATCAGTATCAGGGACTGCTCAATTCCGAAGGCGACCTGCTCTACGCCAACCGGACGTCGCTCGACGGCATCCACGCCAAGGCCATCGACGTGATCGGCACGCCGTACTGGACGACGCCGTGGTTTTCCGAAACCGAGGGCATGCGCGACATTGTCCGTGACGCCTTCTTCGCCGTGATCAAGGGCGAAGAAGTCCGGACCGAGATGCGGCTTAACCTGCCGATCGGCGAGCGCTATTTCGACTTCGCGATGCGCCCGATGCGCGACCGGCACGGCACCATCATCGGCGCGGTGCCGGAAGCCGTGGATGTTACCGAGCGCCGCCAGGCCGAGGAAGTGCTGCGGCAGTCGCAGAAGATGGAAGCGGTCGGCCAGTTGACCGGCGGCGTGGCCCACGATTTCAACAATCTCCTGACCATCATTCGCTCGGCAACCGACTTCCTGCGCCGCCGCGAATTGCCGGAGGAGCGCCGGCGGCGCTACGTCGATGCGATTTCCGAGACGGTGGAACGGGCGTCCAAGCTGACCGCGCAGTTGCTGGCGTTTGCCCGCCGCCAGCCGCTGAAGCCGCAGATCTTCAACGTCGGCAGCCAGGTCGACGCCGTGGCGCGGCTTATTCGTCCCCTCGTCGGCGCCCGGATCAGGATCGAGGTCGACCTGACAAGCACCGATTGTTTTGCGATCGCCGACATCGCGCAGTTCGAGACCGCCCTGATCAACCTCGCCGTCAATGCCCGCGATGCCATGGACGGCGAAGGCCAGCTCACGATCAGCGTCCGCAAGCTGCGCGCCATCCCCCCGCTCCGGGCCCAGTCCGCCCGCAGCGGCGACTTCGTCGCCATCGCCATAGCCGACACCGGCACCGGCATCGCCGCCGACCAGCTCGATGCGATCTTCGAGCCGTTCTTCACCACCAAGGAAGTCGGCAAGGGAACCGGATTAGGCCTCAGCCAGGCCTTCGGCTTTGCCAAACAGTCCGGCGGCGACATCGAGGTAAAAAGCCTGCCCGGCCAGGGTGCGACCTTCACGATCTATCTGCCGCAGGCCGAGATGCCGACGGATGCGATCGAAGCGGCCGCAGCCGCCAGCGAGCCCGCCACGCGGGGCCGCGGCTATCGCGTGCTGGTGGTCGAAGACAACGACGACGTCGGCCGCTTTTCCACCGAACTGCTGGAGGATCTCGGCTACACCGTCCGCCGCGCCGCCAACGCCAGTAGCGCGCTCGCCATGCTGGCCGCAGACGAGTTTTCCGCCGATCTGGTGTTCTCCGACGTCATCATGCCCGGCATGAACGGCGTCGAACTCGCCAATATCATCCGCGAGCGCTACCCCGGCCTGCCGGTGGTGCTGACCAGCGGCTACAGCAACGTGCTGGCGGAAAATGCCCACCACGGCTTCGAGCTGATCCAGAAGCCCTATTCGGTCGAGTTGCTGTCGCGGATTCTGCGAAAAGCGATTTCGGCGCAAAAGCCTGATAGCGCGTAG
- a CDS encoding thermonuclease family protein, with protein MQSRVSLVAALSLAVLSASPTWAASPTIRDGSTLQLGNVTYRLDGIDAPAFDQLCIDDHADSWTCGVEARDQLTKLIGGRAVRCDDLGVDPTYRKRHLGVCKVEGETTGLGELLVRQGFALNVESSATGRFKEDEARARDDKLGLWKGCFVAPREFRVGRKDGALLGGSCRADRDREIREALFPEDIAQPPGCSIKGKYAVRARVTGNLGIYHLQACRSYPGLTNPDRWFCSEEDAQGAGFRKAYNCRSPGKSK; from the coding sequence ATGCAGTCACGCGTTTCCTTGGTTGCGGCTCTGTCGCTGGCCGTTCTCTCCGCGAGCCCGACCTGGGCAGCCTCTCCCACCATCCGCGACGGCAGCACGCTGCAGCTCGGCAATGTGACCTACCGCCTCGACGGCATCGACGCCCCCGCCTTCGACCAGCTCTGCATCGACGATCATGCCGATAGCTGGACCTGCGGCGTCGAGGCGCGCGACCAACTGACCAAATTGATCGGCGGCCGTGCCGTGCGCTGTGACGATCTGGGCGTGGACCCCACGTACAGAAAGCGGCATCTTGGCGTCTGCAAGGTCGAGGGCGAGACGACCGGCCTCGGCGAGTTACTGGTCCGCCAGGGTTTTGCCCTGAATGTCGAATCCTCGGCAACGGGACGTTTCAAGGAGGACGAGGCCAGGGCCAGGGACGACAAGCTCGGCCTGTGGAAAGGCTGCTTCGTGGCGCCGCGCGAGTTCCGCGTCGGGCGCAAGGACGGCGCCCTGCTCGGCGGCTCATGCCGCGCCGACCGCGACCGCGAAATCCGCGAAGCCTTGTTCCCCGAGGACATCGCCCAGCCGCCCGGCTGCAGCATCAAGGGCAAGTATGCTGTCCGCGCCCGCGTCACCGGCAATCTCGGCATCTATCATCTACAGGCCTGCCGCTCCTATCCGGGCCTGACCAACCCGGATCGCTGGTTTTGTTCCGAGGAGGACGCGCAAGGCGCCGGATTCCGCAAGGCCTACAATTGCCGGTCGCCCGGCAAGAGCAAATGA
- a CDS encoding acetyl/propionyl/methylcrotonyl-CoA carboxylase subunit alpha, whose product MFKRILIANRGEIACRVIKTARRMGIETVAVYSEADRDALHVEMADEAVLIGPPAAAESYLLIDKIVEACRKTGAQAVHPGYGFLSERESFPRALEAAGVVFIGPNPGAIAAMGDKIESKKAAAKANVSTVPGHLGVIEDEKHAVKIADEIGYPVMIKASAGGGGKGMRIAHSTSEVAEGFNLAKAEAKSSFGDDRVFIEKFIVDPRHIEIQVLGDKHGNVIYLGERECSIQRRNQKVIEEAPSPLLDETTRRKMGEQAVSLAKAVNYDSAGTVEFVAGQDKSFYFLEMNTRLQVEHPVTELITGIDLVEQMIRSAAGEKLSLAQKDVTLTGWAVESRVYAEDPFRNFLPSIGRLVKYRPPAEARLDGITVRNDTGVQEGGEISIYYDPMIAKLVTHAPSRAAAIEAQSTALDAFYIDGIRHNIPFLSALMSHPRWREGKLSTGFIAEEFPKGFAARAPEGEIARRLAAVGAAIDHVLGERKRQISGQMSGRVVQRERRRAVWLGREEIALDVAREADGIAVRFIGADGLPGNPHQLVSTWRPGEPVWQGRIDGQFVAMQVRAIPNGIRLAHQGFEVPVNVFTEGEAASARLMPVTSAADTGKKLLCPMPGLVVSIAVNEGQEVKAGETLAVVEAMKMQNVLRAERDGTVKKIHAAAGATLAVDALILEFA is encoded by the coding sequence ATGTTCAAACGAATTCTGATCGCAAATCGCGGCGAGATCGCCTGCCGGGTCATCAAGACTGCGCGCCGTATGGGGATCGAGACGGTAGCCGTGTATTCCGAGGCCGACCGCGATGCGCTCCATGTCGAAATGGCCGACGAGGCGGTGCTGATCGGCCCGCCGGCCGCGGCCGAGAGTTATCTGTTGATCGACAAGATCGTCGAGGCTTGCCGCAAGACCGGCGCCCAGGCCGTGCATCCCGGCTACGGCTTCCTGTCCGAGCGCGAATCCTTTCCGCGGGCGCTGGAAGCGGCCGGTGTCGTCTTCATCGGTCCCAATCCCGGCGCCATCGCCGCGATGGGCGACAAGATCGAATCCAAGAAGGCCGCCGCAAAGGCCAATGTCTCGACGGTGCCCGGACATCTCGGAGTGATCGAGGACGAAAAGCATGCGGTGAAGATCGCCGACGAGATCGGCTATCCCGTGATGATCAAGGCCTCCGCCGGCGGCGGCGGCAAGGGGATGCGGATCGCGCATTCGACGTCCGAAGTCGCCGAAGGCTTCAACCTCGCCAAGGCCGAAGCCAAGTCGTCGTTCGGCGACGACCGCGTCTTCATTGAAAAATTCATCGTCGATCCCCGCCACATCGAAATCCAGGTGCTCGGCGACAAGCATGGCAACGTGATCTATCTCGGCGAGCGCGAATGTTCGATCCAGCGCCGCAACCAGAAGGTCATCGAGGAAGCGCCGTCGCCGCTGCTGGATGAGACCACCCGCCGCAAGATGGGCGAGCAGGCGGTGTCGCTGGCGAAAGCGGTCAATTACGATTCCGCGGGCACCGTCGAGTTCGTCGCCGGCCAGGACAAAAGCTTCTACTTCCTGGAGATGAACACCCGTCTGCAGGTCGAGCATCCCGTCACCGAACTGATCACCGGCATCGACCTCGTCGAGCAGATGATCCGCTCCGCCGCCGGCGAAAAGCTCTCGCTGGCGCAGAAGGACGTCACGCTGACCGGCTGGGCGGTGGAATCGCGCGTCTATGCCGAAGACCCGTTCCGCAATTTCCTGCCCTCGATCGGCCGGCTGGTGAAATACCGTCCGCCGGCGGAAGCCCGCCTCGATGGCATCACCGTCCGCAACGACACCGGCGTGCAGGAAGGCGGCGAAATCTCGATCTATTACGATCCGATGATTGCGAAGCTGGTCACCCACGCGCCGTCACGCGCAGCCGCGATCGAGGCGCAATCGACCGCGCTGGATGCCTTCTATATCGACGGCATCCGCCACAACATTCCGTTCCTGTCGGCGCTGATGAGCCATCCGCGCTGGCGCGAGGGCAAGCTCTCGACCGGATTCATCGCCGAGGAATTCCCGAAAGGGTTTGCCGCGCGTGCGCCGGAGGGCGAGATCGCGCGGCGGCTGGCCGCCGTGGGCGCTGCGATCGATCACGTGCTCGGCGAGCGCAAGCGACAGATTTCCGGCCAGATGAGCGGCCGGGTGGTGCAGCGCGAGCGCCGCCGCGCGGTGTGGCTGGGCCGCGAGGAGATCGCGCTTGACGTGGCGCGTGAGGCCGACGGCATCGCGGTGCGCTTCATCGGCGCCGATGGTCTGCCCGGCAACCCGCATCAACTGGTCTCGACTTGGAGGCCGGGCGAGCCGGTCTGGCAGGGCAGGATCGACGGCCAGTTTGTCGCGATGCAGGTGCGCGCGATTCCCAACGGCATCCGCCTCGCGCATCAGGGCTTTGAAGTCCCGGTCAACGTCTTCACCGAGGGCGAGGCGGCGTCCGCGCGGCTGATGCCGGTAACGTCGGCTGCGGACACGGGCAAGAAGCTACTGTGCCCGATGCCCGGCCTCGTGGTCTCGATCGCCGTCAACGAAGGCCAGGAGGTCAAGGCCGGCGAGACGCTCGCGGTGGTCGAGGCGATGAAGATGCAGAACGTGCTGCGCGCCGAGCGCGACGGCACGGTGAAGAAGATCCACGCTGCCGCCGGCGCGACGCTGGCGGTCGACGCGCTGATCCTGGAGTTTGCTTAG
- a CDS encoding oxaloacetate decarboxylase produces the protein MAFRKRREALRSILNGSGCIRPGSVYDATSIRIAEDLGFEVGMFGGSVASLAVLGDPDIALITLTELCEQMRRMSRGAALPVLVDADHGYGNALNVRRTVQELEAAGAAGLTIEDTLLPQAFGQAETQLISREEGVGKMKAALDGRSDPSLVIIGRTGAVSITGLDDAIARAKAYEATGVDALFFTGIKDRGELEAVSAATRLPIVLGGAPESMSELDYLAGLRVRIALQGHAPFAAATQAVYETLKALREGASPKNLKGLPSAELINRAMREADTKSRANAFLGLK, from the coding sequence ATGGCCTTCCGGAAACGCCGCGAGGCGCTGCGTTCGATCCTCAACGGTTCCGGCTGCATCCGGCCGGGCTCCGTCTACGACGCGACCTCGATCCGCATTGCCGAAGACCTCGGCTTCGAGGTCGGCATGTTCGGCGGCTCGGTCGCTTCACTGGCGGTGCTCGGCGATCCCGACATTGCGCTGATTACGCTCACCGAACTTTGCGAGCAGATGCGCCGGATGTCGCGCGGGGCAGCCTTGCCGGTGCTGGTCGATGCCGACCACGGTTATGGCAATGCGCTCAATGTCCGCCGTACCGTACAGGAACTCGAAGCCGCCGGTGCTGCCGGCCTGACCATCGAGGACACGCTGCTGCCGCAGGCGTTCGGGCAGGCCGAGACGCAGTTGATCTCGCGCGAGGAGGGCGTCGGCAAGATGAAGGCCGCGCTCGACGGGCGCAGCGATCCCTCGCTGGTCATCATCGGGCGCACCGGTGCGGTGTCGATCACGGGCCTTGATGACGCGATCGCGCGGGCGAAGGCCTATGAAGCCACCGGCGTCGACGCGCTGTTCTTCACCGGCATCAAGGATCGCGGCGAACTGGAGGCGGTCTCGGCCGCGACCCGATTGCCGATCGTGCTCGGTGGCGCGCCCGAATCGATGAGCGAGCTCGATTATCTCGCAGGCCTGCGGGTAAGAATCGCGTTGCAGGGCCACGCGCCGTTCGCAGCGGCCACGCAGGCGGTCTACGAGACGCTGAAGGCGCTGCGCGAGGGCGCATCGCCAAAGAACTTGAAGGGGTTGCCGTCGGCGGAACTGATCAACCGGGCGATGCGCGAAGCCGACACCAAGTCGCGCGCGAACGCATTTCTCGGACTGAAGTAA
- a CDS encoding acylphosphatase, with product MSAVVRHVMVRGRVQGVGYRAFVDHEARARNLEGWVRNLRDGSVEALFAGPADVVAAMIAACRRGPSPARVDAMQEEAGNSDALNLRRAGERFSVLPTI from the coding sequence ATGAGTGCCGTGGTTCGCCACGTCATGGTTCGCGGCCGCGTGCAGGGCGTCGGTTACCGCGCCTTCGTCGATCATGAGGCGCGGGCGCGCAATCTCGAAGGCTGGGTGCGCAACCTTAGGGATGGCAGCGTCGAGGCGCTGTTCGCAGGGCCTGCGGACGTGGTTGCGGCCATGATCGCGGCATGCCGGCGCGGGCCATCGCCTGCGCGAGTCGATGCGATGCAGGAAGAGGCCGGCAATTCCGACGCGCTGAATCTGCGAAGGGCAGGGGAGCGCTTTTCGGTGCTGCCGACAATCTAG
- a CDS encoding diguanylate cyclase domain-containing protein, with the protein MSDRGQSGSGGPLRRVTPGAVVIIFALVMTACIVGIVVWKALEAKTATLARGNTDIQNLAHSLAEHAAHTIQAADIALTAMVSLLRYQDPLPERFNKYLAETVATLPQLREIGVLDANGEWRYSSLPQTPHHNNADRKYFIFHRDTSGQALRISEPLQSRLTGRPTILLSKRIEHQDGSFAGVLTAAIDSDYFNGFYRLFQLGPDGGITLIRSDGTVLIRWPHSDATADLSKTDLFTKHLRLSSVGAYKIISPFDGIVKYFSYEETPQYPVVVTVAMSEDWLLSGWLTTLRTDALVAGVLLCIIVLLAAVLSSQFRFRIRTERRLRESEARYRLLANHIADVIILIDARGILRFVSHSVEPVLGLRAQDLVGKSCFDLIHPDDKESSRTASARLAEPGRVSTVMFRMFRLNGSIAWVEINFKMASQSDDPTEAEFVGVLRDVTERKRMEDEVNLLNRRLTQLAATDGLTGLTNRRSFDSFLRREYEACDQIAVLLFDIDNFKGYNDTYGHQAGDRCLQAVAKVIGDAMAAVSGLSARYGGEEFAVVLPNTSEDAALRVAESIRLTVRALGITNAAANRGYVTISAGIAARTSATLDQSVLVGEADAALYEAKRLGRNRSVVYSALDLRYVAAASIQPDPQGPAGEQNEPRQRIDLART; encoded by the coding sequence ATGAGCGATCGAGGTCAGTCCGGTTCCGGCGGGCCGCTGCGGCGGGTTACGCCGGGAGCGGTCGTGATCATTTTCGCGCTTGTGATGACCGCCTGCATCGTCGGCATCGTGGTCTGGAAGGCGCTCGAAGCCAAGACGGCCACCCTGGCACGCGGCAATACCGACATTCAAAACCTCGCCCACTCGCTGGCCGAGCACGCCGCCCATACCATTCAGGCGGCGGACATCGCGTTGACCGCCATGGTCAGCCTGCTGAGGTATCAGGACCCGTTGCCGGAACGGTTCAACAAATACCTGGCGGAAACGGTCGCCACGCTGCCGCAATTGCGCGAGATCGGCGTGCTCGACGCCAACGGCGAGTGGCGGTATTCGTCGCTGCCGCAGACGCCGCATCACAACAATGCCGACCGCAAATACTTCATCTTCCATCGCGACACGTCCGGCCAGGCGCTGCGCATCAGCGAGCCACTGCAGTCGCGCCTGACCGGGCGGCCGACGATCCTGCTTTCCAAACGCATCGAGCACCAGGACGGCAGTTTTGCCGGCGTGCTCACCGCCGCCATCGACAGCGACTATTTCAACGGCTTCTACCGGTTGTTCCAGCTCGGTCCCGATGGCGGCATCACCCTGATCCGGAGCGACGGGACCGTTCTGATTCGCTGGCCGCACTCGGATGCGACCGCGGATCTGTCGAAAACGGACCTGTTCACAAAGCATCTCCGGCTGAGTTCCGTCGGCGCCTACAAGATTATCTCGCCCTTCGACGGCATCGTGAAATATTTCAGCTACGAGGAAACGCCGCAATATCCCGTAGTCGTCACGGTAGCGATGTCCGAGGACTGGCTGCTTTCCGGATGGCTGACGACGTTACGCACCGACGCGCTGGTCGCGGGCGTGCTGTTGTGTATCATCGTCCTGCTCGCCGCCGTGCTCTCGTCCCAGTTCCGCTTTCGTATCCGGACCGAGCGGAGGCTTCGGGAGAGCGAGGCCCGCTATCGCTTGCTTGCCAACCACATCGCCGACGTCATCATCCTGATCGATGCCCGCGGCATTCTTCGCTTCGTCTCCCATTCGGTCGAACCCGTGCTCGGGCTGCGCGCACAGGACCTGGTCGGCAAATCATGCTTCGATCTGATCCATCCCGACGACAAGGAGAGCTCCAGGACTGCAAGCGCACGGCTGGCCGAACCGGGACGCGTCAGCACGGTGATGTTCCGGATGTTCCGCCTCAATGGCTCAATCGCGTGGGTCGAGATCAACTTCAAGATGGCATCGCAAAGTGACGATCCGACTGAAGCGGAGTTTGTCGGCGTGCTCCGCGACGTCACGGAACGCAAGCGGATGGAGGATGAGGTCAACCTGCTCAACCGCCGCCTGACCCAGCTGGCGGCGACCGACGGCCTGACCGGGCTGACCAACCGGCGAAGCTTCGATAGTTTCCTGCGCCGGGAATATGAAGCTTGCGACCAGATCGCCGTGCTGCTGTTCGATATCGACAATTTCAAGGGATACAATGACACCTATGGACACCAGGCCGGCGACCGCTGCCTGCAGGCCGTCGCCAAGGTGATCGGCGACGCGATGGCGGCCGTTTCGGGCCTGTCGGCCCGCTACGGCGGCGAGGAATTCGCGGTCGTGCTGCCGAACACGTCGGAGGACGCCGCGCTAAGGGTCGCCGAGTCCATCCGGCTGACCGTCCGGGCGCTGGGGATTACCAACGCCGCCGCCAACCGCGGCTATGTCACCATCAGCGCCGGCATTGCCGCCAGGACATCAGCCACGCTCGACCAATCCGTGCTGGTCGGGGAAGCCGACGCCGCGCTCTACGAAGCCAAGCGCCTCGGCCGTAACCGCAGCGTGGTCTATTCCGCGCTTGACCTGCGATACGTCGCTGCCGCATCGATCCAGCCCGATCCGCAAGGCCCCGCAGGCGAACAGAATGAGCCGCGCCAACGCATCGACCTCGCCCGCACGTAA
- a CDS encoding PAS domain-containing sensor histidine kinase translates to MSGKDKQQQRDLFESERSFRLLVEGVADYALYMLDPTGIVTSWNSGGQRIKGYSPAEILGRHFSCFYTEADRANGKPKRALRIAAEQGRYEEDGWRVRKDGSFFWASVVIDPIREQGRLVGFAKITRDITERREAQIKLERMQQQLAESQKLEALGQLTGGVAHDFNNLLMVISGSLHTLKKGNDNEAGRLRALTAIETAAKRGAVLTSQLLTFARRQSVNPEAIDVAARINAVHEILNTGVGGTVTLQFDLARDIWPVVVDVTEFETALVNLTVNARDAMPGGGVIAISAHNLTLDEQACAGDYVAISVADTGIGIAPDVLSRIFDPFFTTKPIGKGTGLGLSQVHGFAHQAGGTVRVASEIGKGTKMTILLPRKDVSAAVDQSHGVETGGSGTVLLVEDNPEVATVSANLLEQLGYTVHRVDDAEAALRAIEHNGVDLVFSDVVMPGKIDGLDLARRLRAIRPDLPILLATGYSNAAASVRGDFPILRKPYEIHQLSQAIAKLPRAGED, encoded by the coding sequence ATGTCCGGAAAAGACAAACAGCAGCAACGGGATCTGTTCGAGAGCGAACGTAGTTTCCGACTCTTGGTCGAAGGTGTTGCCGACTATGCGCTTTACATGCTGGATCCGACTGGCATCGTCACCAGTTGGAACAGCGGCGGCCAGCGGATCAAGGGTTATTCGCCCGCGGAGATTCTGGGCCGTCATTTCTCGTGCTTTTATACCGAAGCCGACCGCGCCAATGGCAAGCCGAAGCGCGCTTTGCGGATTGCCGCGGAACAGGGCCGCTATGAAGAGGACGGCTGGCGCGTCCGCAAGGACGGCTCCTTCTTCTGGGCCAGCGTCGTCATCGACCCCATCCGCGAGCAAGGCCGGCTCGTCGGCTTCGCCAAGATCACCCGCGACATCACCGAGCGCCGCGAGGCCCAGATCAAGCTCGAACGGATGCAACAGCAACTGGCGGAGTCGCAGAAGCTCGAGGCGCTAGGCCAGCTCACCGGCGGCGTGGCGCACGATTTCAACAATCTTCTCATGGTCATCAGCGGCAGTCTTCATACGCTGAAGAAGGGCAACGACAACGAAGCCGGACGTCTGCGCGCGCTGACGGCGATCGAGACGGCCGCCAAGCGCGGCGCCGTTCTCACCAGCCAGCTACTGACCTTCGCGCGGCGGCAAAGCGTCAATCCCGAGGCCATCGACGTCGCCGCCCGGATCAATGCCGTGCACGAGATTCTCAATACCGGCGTCGGCGGCACCGTGACGCTGCAATTCGACCTCGCGCGGGACATCTGGCCGGTTGTCGTCGACGTCACGGAGTTCGAGACGGCACTGGTCAACCTCACCGTCAACGCACGCGACGCGATGCCCGGCGGCGGCGTCATTGCGATCTCGGCGCACAACCTTACGCTCGACGAGCAAGCCTGCGCCGGCGACTACGTCGCCATCTCCGTCGCGGACACCGGAATAGGCATCGCACCGGATGTGTTGAGCCGGATATTTGATCCCTTCTTCACGACCAAGCCGATCGGCAAGGGGACGGGGCTTGGACTTTCGCAGGTCCACGGTTTCGCGCACCAGGCCGGCGGGACGGTCAGGGTCGCAAGTGAAATCGGCAAGGGCACGAAGATGACGATCCTGCTGCCGCGCAAGGATGTCAGTGCGGCGGTCGACCAAAGCCATGGCGTCGAGACCGGCGGCAGCGGCACCGTGCTTCTCGTCGAAGACAATCCGGAGGTTGCGACCGTCAGCGCCAATCTGCTCGAGCAGCTCGGTTATACCGTCCACCGCGTGGACGATGCCGAAGCAGCCCTCCGCGCGATCGAGCACAACGGAGTCGACCTCGTGTTCTCCGACGTCGTGATGCCGGGCAAAATAGACGGGCTTGACCTGGCGCGCCGCCTGAGGGCGATCCGGCCCGACCTTCCGATCCTGCTGGCAACCGGCTACAGCAACGCCGCCGCGAGCGTGCGCGGCGATTTTCCCATTCTCCGCAAGCCCTATGAAATTCACCAGTTGAGCCAGGCGATCGCGAAATTGCCGCGGGCGGGCGAAGACTGA
- a CDS encoding LysR family transcriptional regulator, with the protein MSTLDIDTVQAFLLVAELQSFTRTAEALGTTQASVSLKLQRLEAVVGKRLVERSPRSVGLTADGEAFLHHARTLMEAHDRALSGEKPARQILSLGISDHAGGPELVPLLERLHAMSSQLALNVTIGFSRAIVDAYDAGELDAIVVRQEGSRRGGEKLTVDEFGWFAAKRFARRRGEPLRLATLAPPCGVRAIAVRALDKAGIAWNETFVGGGVTAVAAAALAGLAVAPLARRIAPAGLIDIGSAERLPRLGTSKVMLHSRVSDPAKLAALRILAATFRSAATG; encoded by the coding sequence ATGAGCACCCTCGACATCGATACCGTGCAGGCCTTCTTGCTGGTCGCCGAACTGCAGAGCTTCACCCGCACGGCCGAAGCGCTCGGCACCACCCAGGCCTCGGTCAGCCTGAAACTGCAGCGGCTCGAGGCCGTGGTCGGCAAGCGGCTGGTCGAACGCTCGCCGCGGTCGGTGGGACTGACCGCCGACGGCGAGGCATTCCTGCATCACGCCCGCACGCTGATGGAGGCGCACGACCGCGCATTGTCCGGCGAGAAGCCAGCGCGGCAGATTTTGTCGCTCGGGATCAGCGACCACGCCGGCGGACCGGAGCTGGTGCCGCTGCTCGAGCGGCTGCACGCGATGTCATCGCAACTGGCGCTTAACGTCACGATCGGCTTTTCGCGCGCGATCGTCGATGCCTACGATGCCGGCGAACTCGACGCGATCGTGGTACGGCAGGAAGGCAGCCGGCGCGGCGGCGAGAAGCTGACGGTCGATGAATTCGGCTGGTTCGCCGCCAAGCGTTTCGCCCGGCGCCGGGGCGAGCCGTTGCGGCTGGCAACGCTGGCGCCGCCCTGCGGCGTGCGCGCGATCGCCGTCCGCGCGCTCGACAAGGCCGGCATCGCCTGGAACGAGACGTTTGTCGGCGGCGGTGTCACGGCCGTAGCCGCCGCGGCCCTGGCGGGACTGGCGGTTGCCCCGCTCGCCCGCCGGATTGCGCCTGCCGGCCTCATCGATATCGGATCGGCCGAGCGGCTGCCGCGACTTGGAACCTCGAAAGTGATGCTGCATTCCAGGGTCAGCGACCCCGCCAAGCTGGCGGCATTGCGGATACTGGCGGCGACGTTTCGAAGCGCGGCAACGGGGTAG